The following coding sequences lie in one Sinorhizobium fredii USDA 257 genomic window:
- a CDS encoding 3-hydroxyacyl-ACP dehydratase FabZ family protein, which yields MLLEYFQMVDRVESVDLAAGRLTARSVVPEKSPVFEGHFPGYPLVPGVLLIETMAQASGFLVLAATKFAAMPFLMSVDGAKMRTFVEPSAELEIEAFLEHEGSGFAVTKAKIASGGKKICDAQLKLRTMPFDQVPLGEIVRKRAEEVGLMAATAASEK from the coding sequence AATATTTCCAGATGGTCGACCGGGTCGAATCCGTCGATCTCGCGGCGGGCCGGCTCACGGCGCGATCCGTCGTGCCGGAGAAGAGCCCGGTGTTCGAGGGCCATTTTCCCGGCTATCCGCTGGTTCCCGGCGTGCTACTGATCGAAACGATGGCACAGGCTTCCGGCTTTCTCGTGCTTGCCGCCACCAAATTCGCGGCGATGCCCTTCCTGATGTCGGTCGACGGCGCCAAGATGCGCACATTCGTCGAGCCTTCGGCCGAGCTCGAAATCGAAGCATTTCTCGAGCACGAGGGCTCTGGCTTCGCGGTGACCAAGGCCAAGATCGCCTCGGGCGGCAAGAAGATCTGCGACGCGCAGCTGAAGCTCAGGACAATGCCGTTCGATCAGGTGCCGCTTGGCGAGATCGTCCGCAAGCGCGCCGAGGAAGTGGGATTGATGGCCGCGACGGCCGCTTCGGAGAAGTAA